The Helianthus annuus cultivar XRQ/B chromosome 15, HanXRQr2.0-SUNRISE, whole genome shotgun sequence genomic sequence aaattaaaaaaaaataattgggaaatgattgcatgggcattatttgaataatgccccactacaccattttatggtataatgccccttgctgactgggctgccacatggcgcaaaacgccccatggagGGGGCattataatgtttaaccattacGCATGGTCTTATAAAATGAAGAATATactttttcttttatataatatTCCATTATATAATAACTCTATTTCTTAACTGTTTGGTATGAGGTAATGAAATAGACAATAGAACGGAATCGACTAGGTAAATGAATAGATAAAGGAAtgaaaattaattttttatatttctttACCGTTTGTTATGTAAATTAATttcataattatttattatttttttaaatatccacccAACGCTTTTTTTTAGCTTAAAACGCTCAGAAACATGTATATTACTACCTATAATTTCTATAAAAAGGGTTTCTAACATAAGGTTTTCACGGTTTTCTCAACTCAACATGGTGCGGAAATTTGCTGAACTTTTATATATAAAATCCAAGATTTTCTagaaaaaatattatttagaCCCTCAATTTCTGGTCAGTAGATAAAAAAAGTCTTATAATAACCCTCTAATAAAGAAGTTCTGGTTTTCTCAACGAAATTATAACATTATTTTCACAACTATGGAACAAAGGTTATATGTTGTTTATACAACCTTACATAACAACTGACTCACTACGAAAAAGAAACAAGGGTGATGGATGTAATTAACTTaaggtttttaaaaaaatttgaatgTCTTGTGTAATCGATGATTTCATTACCTTGACAAaccaaacaatttttttttcattcttttgtaATAGTCTATTTCATTCAGTCActtaagagaaaaatgcccggatagtccctgtggtttcgccttttttcacctatagtctccaactttctaaaattacctgaatagtccccaagttttcaatttttgttcccggatagtccctgggtctaacttcagtttgttttctctgttaagagagTGTGAAATGTCAAAAATTagcacagggactatccgggcatcttcttcatttttatgtataaaaccccaccaccacactcaAATTAGCACTGCAACTTATAAACGCTCGCTGACCACGAAGACCTGAATCAACAACAACAAGACGTTAATCACAACAGATTCAAGTCTCCAAACCACAAAATACCCCCAATTAAACCACATCCAAACCCTAGAACCACACAATCCTCAATTAGATCTCAAAATTCACCACTTAATCGACTCAAAATGAGCACATCAGCGTGCATAAAGCAAGTAGATCGATCCGCATTGGTCGCATTTGCTCCCGATGCACCGTTCTTCGCCGCCGGAACCATAGCCGGAGCTGTGGACTTGTCGTTTAGTTCTTCTGCAAATCTCGAAGTGTTCAAGCTTGATTTTGGATCGGATGATCGTGATTTGATACTAACCGGTGCTATAGCTAGTTCTGAACCGTTTAATCGGTTGTCGTGGGGGAAATCACCGCCGTCCGGTTCGGAAGAGTTCTCGCTTGGTTTGATTGCTGGAGGAGCTGTGATTGGGGGATTTTTGATAGTGAGTGCAATTAATGAGAGGGTGGTGATTGAATGATGGCCATGGCATCTTACCTACAAAACAGAATTGTAAGTGTGCAGGTCAAAGCAGCAAGAATCAATATAAAACTAAACAATTGAAGTAAAGTCCATTTGCTATACCTTAACTGCTTATACTCATCTGGTAAATCCTCATCCAAAAACGGTTCATCTTCATCGATTTCGCTACCCCATTTGTTTAACAACCCCGATTTCGATAACCGACCCGATCTTTGATCCGCCTCCGGCGGATCTATCAACCTCGACTTCGTTTTCGTCCGTAACAAGCTCGATTTCCCGCGAAACGAAGCATTCGCAGAGCAAACTGTTACTTCCTCACCACCACCGGGACTGGTCCGGTTACTCCCGTTTGACCGGTTCGACCGGTGCCGTGGCTGTTGCTGCTTAATCACCTtagtgatggtggagggtggaggagggtgatggtgggtggaggttgaaaatgaagtgtggtggtggggttttataaataaaaataaagaagatgcccggatagtccctgtggtttggcttTTTAAGGAAATGGTATTTTTgacatttcacaccctcttaacagagaaaacaaactgaagttaaaCCAGGGACTATCggggaacaaaaattgaaaacttggggactattcaggtaattttagaaagttggggactataggtgataAAAGgagaaaccacagggactatccgggcatttttctcgtCACTTAATCTTgaataccaaacactacctaagtATCCAACAAAAGTAACTTACATATCCAGGGGCGTACCCACCCTAAGCCAAGGGTGGGCAGGCGCACCccatgaaaaaatattttttagtgttatttttcgccGTAAATCCCGACCGCgccccttggaatttttcacccgcaccccttgaaaaatttCAACACCCCACTTAAAAAAattaggaaaattggtttttaataaaccaacctttgccccgttggtaaataataatcttacctacgtaattggtatataataatcctacctatcaacatgttggtactcaatgaactttcgttaatttttttaactgaagttagtttttaagttttatttattacacaaacagtccctgtagttgtaatttactagttttaactattttataaaacaaaaaacaaactTCGTTACATGGCCTTTGACgtttttttgttttacaaaatagttaaaactagttaATTATAACTACAAggttgtttgtgtaataaataaaacttaaaaactaacttcagttaaaaataattaacggaagttcattaagaaccaacatgttgataggtaggattattgtataccaattacgtaggtaggattattatttaccaacgggacaaaggttggtttattaaaaaccaattttccaaaaaaatattattaaccacttattcacttaattatttaatCTAATCAAAGCTCAATCtgcaatcaatttttattaacacaagcttaaacccaacctaaagaaatttgaactaaataaaataacccaaacccatccacCCATTCCATTTCCAAATCCCGCTCCCAAAAAAACTCCCAGCGACTTGACGCCACTGCTCACGACCTGGTGGCTTTTTTCACCGGAAAAactttattttgttttatgtgatgattaggagaaaatatagatgtgtaagggtttaatctttttatatatttttttatttttttgttgttctagacttatagttaaatgattttgttgttttatttatagttttgtttgtttaaatgattagctacaagtaatcaacatttaatattagggcttgaatgtttaaaaatataattgaaagttatgggctatggttgaacatgattatttattttgtttaagtgtttagtgttgttttatgaacttatggagcaAATTTTATGTCTTAGGAACAATGAGTAAGAATCTAATGGACTTATGGCGTGTTTAGTATTTTTATatgatattttggatatatttcaaaaaaaaaaaaacatgtagggcacaattttaaatacgtttgtaatttgtaatgaTGTTTGATgtgttttttataatttataaattttagtttgatgttcttttgtcttacatgatccGACCCGGCCCGTTATGAACCGATATTTTTATACAgctaggggcctaaaatctttgaaaatatttCGCACCCCCAAAAAAAAATTCCTGAGTCTACCACAGTACATATCATACCACTTGAAGTTGCATTTTTTTATTGTGATTTTCTTTAGAAAGTACTACCTTCGTCCCATTAAAAGtatcatattttgaattttcaaagtctttatttataaactttgatcttaaataattttgtttgtgttagataatacttgatgaaagttatatgatttaaGTGTGTTTTAGAAGTGTTTTTATTGGGTTAATTTTTCATCAAGTtctatataacacaaaaaatatataattaaagtcaaagtttataaataaagactttgaaaattaaaaatatgATACTTTTAATAGGATGGAGGGAGTATATTTTTTTTGGATAAGAGTTGGTTGCGGTTGCGGGTGCGGGTCCATCTATTTTGGATCGGTTATTTGGATTACTCACCGTAATTTTCCTCCTTATTTCGGGTCGGGTTCGCTCAACATCCTgcttttaatttaattttatttattgttACACACCCATTAACATTCAACTTTAAACCCATATCAAATCCATCGAACTCAATCGTTTTTCCCTTTTTCCTCTGATCATATCACTTCAATCCAACTTTAATTCTTCAATAATTTTGAGGTAAACTTTTTCCGATAATCGAATTTTGATTCCAGCCACTgaaattacatatatatatgCAAACTTCATGATTCAATTTAGGcgttttttaattaaatttcaGTTCTGTATTTGTAGATCTAAATTCATCGATTGCACATACAGGTGTTGAAGATCGTTACTCTGTTGATTCGTTGATTCAATTAAACGAAATTTCTATAGAAGCAATCATGCTTTCGCGCGTTTTTGGAAAACCTAAGCAAGAAGCTAATGCGGTGACAACATTAGACAAATTAAATGAGGTAAAATTTGTTTTTTTCATGATCTAATTATTGATCAGTTTGTAGATTGTAGCAATTTGGTACCTGTTTTAGTGGAATTTATATTAAGGAATATTATGAGCTATTATTGATCAATATTCTttaattcattttgtttttttgtttaatttttaaaTTAAGTTGATAACTTTGTTATTAAGTGTTGAATTAGGGTGCCTGTAGTCACCATTAGATCCTAAGATTTTAATTTTGCTAGATGGTAAATGAGTATAGTACAACAAGTATAACAAACACGAGTTTGGATATCGATTCATAAGGGATGCCTAAATTTCCTGAAAACTCACGAGGCTCCATCGATATCCTGCTAACTTCAGGTAAAACGCAACTTGCGTTGATAGGTGTAAAGTATTGTGATTGTTCGATATCTTTTATCGTGAGGGGACAATATTATCATGTTACACGACGTATTGTTTTGGGCATTAAAGTTCACGTTTCCCTTGACTTATTGTTATGGTCAGGAAGAaaagtttttatctttttatacGTTCAGCTCTATAATCATCCTTCTTTCTTGAAGATAGCGATGTTAACATATGTTATATCTTTAGACACACGCCTTATCTTGTTCTTTTACAGACACTTGAAATGCTGGAGAAGAAAGAGAAAGTACTTTTGAAGAAGGCATCTGCAGAGGTGGAGAAGGCCAAAGAGTATACAAAAGCACATAATAAAAGGGGTTCGTACTCGCTGCTTTATACACAAAGTAATAAACTACTTTATTCGTTTTCAACTTCACGAATACAGCCGgcataaagtttttaaagataaaaTGATGCATGCAACTGTTGGTGTACATTCGTTCATTTTCCCGTTGATAAAGACTGTTTTAAAATAATATCTTATTCTTTTACAGATCGTACTCGTGTCATATGCACTTAAAAAGCTAGTTTATGCACCTGATTTTTTCAGTATTGTAAGGAAATGTTGATCTTTTGATATTCCGATGTTAAACAGCGGCAATACAATGTTTAAAGAGGAAGAAGCTGTATGAGCAACAAGTTGAACAGCTTGGGAACTTCCAGTTGCGTATTCATGACCAGGTGACATTTAGTGATGTTAAGTAAATATGCATTTTTTATAAGGATTACGGGTGTACGGAAATTGGAATTTTAATGAACTGCTTGCACTTGAATATTAGATGATTATGCTAGAAGGTGCAAAAGCTACCACAGAGACTGTTGATGCTTTGAGAACCGGTGCCGCAGCAATGAAGGCCATGCAAAAGGCAACGTGAGTTTTGTTCCTATTAATCTTTAACTATTATACGATGAAGTTAAGAAAGTTATACCATTTGGCTGAGGTGGTAATTTCAACTCGTTCACCTAAAAATGGGCCGAGTTAGTTgggtaatattttatttttaatgatgctccaaaaactttataaaagccaatgTTGAAATATTTCTCAAGAACATGTGTTGTTATTTCATTAGCCGTACAACTTAGCTTCATTTAATCATTTGCACAATTTCGTTTCGTCTCGAATGGGACAAAATTATTTGATTTGAAAACTATCATGATGCAGAAATATCGATGATGTTGACAAGACTATGGATGAGATAAACGAACAAACTGAAAATATGAAGCAAATTCAGGAGGCATTGGCAACACCACTGGGTGCAGCTGCTGATTTTGATGAGGTACCATTCCCACTTTCTATTAATCTTCAAGGGTAAAATAAAATTATTTGTttactttttatttaattctaaAATATATTTTGGTCAATATATCTACAATATCTTACATATTTAAAGCTGTCAATTACTGAGCTTTTTTTAAACGAAACTACGGAAATGATACTGAGATTTTTTTGTAAACAGGATGAACTGGAAGCTGAACTTGAGGAACTAGAAGGAGCTGAGTTGGAGGAACAGCTTCTCCAGCCTGCCACAACCGCCCCTGCTGCTCCGGTGCATGTGCCAGCTGGCAAGCAACCAACACGTCCAGCTCCTCGCCAAAACAAAGCGGAGGAAGATGAACTTGCTGCATTGCAAGCAGAAATGGCACTTTAAGAAAAGGTTAGTTGCCTTGTGGATTTGCCCTTTCCTTACTGTATGTCGGATAACAGATTGAGGTTGAAATAGATCTTTTTTGGCACGGGTCGGGTTGACCACCAAACGCTTTTTCTAAtaccaaattttcaaaatgttacGTCAACTATGGTCACAAGAACAAAACTATTACAATATTATTTTTAGTCTTTGAATTAATCAATTTGGCAGGCTGTATCATTTAAATTAGACTTGACTCATGCATGAATAAACAAGTTGAGATGGACACTTGTAGGTTTTTGTGATTTATTGATTCAGTTGTAATCCGAACTCTATTTGCAGGTCACTGGAGATGTACTCATACACTTCAAAAAATGGATGAACTGTGTGTTAAATTATATCTTGTACAGTTGTGATTGTAGACCAAATAACAAGCTGGCTTTGTTGTATTATACATTGAAGATCATAAGGGACTAATATACTGTTTCTTGAGATTAATTTCGGCTATATATTACTTATGTAAGTTTCACCTAAAACAGACACATACACGCAGAATAGATGCATAACCACACATCAAACAATATAGACATAACATATAGTGTAAAAAGTAGATAATTGTGTGTTTATGTTGTAAATACCAATATTTAATACATCTGTACTCCTATAGGGTGAACGAAAAAGTGATTTTAAACTTAACTAATGATAACTTTATTTTCGAAGTTTTATATTTTGATCCCAAATGGTTTAAGCTATCACACAAGACACATTaaaaaaggcaaattggaaaataataatttCATCTTTttgaaattggccgataataatcccaagtcagttattagccaataataatccgattTCGtctaatttttttgtaaaatagtccgccgttaaaataacttaacggagttaagtgtttttccgaattacaaaccgatgttttagggtttttgatcagaacgaggataccagtcgattgatgtaaaacttacttgaaatactgccccaacccacgaaaacggtgcttcaattcgggtgtttaacttccaattaacaaaattcaagccatttcgaacacaatttcgaggtaaattttacatcaatcgactcgtatcttcgttctgatcaaaagccctaaaacatcggtttgtaattcggaaaaacacttaactccgttaagcttacTTTAACGacagactattttacaaaaaaaaaaaaaaaattggacgaggtcggattattattggctaataactgacttgggattattatcggccaatttcagaaagatgggattattattttccaatttgccttaaaaaaacaaaaaagtaaaTAAATTGGTGAAATGAGCAACCGATGAAACCGTCATGTTAACACGAACACGGCCCGTTAGCTAAACGTGCATGTAAGTCGACTTGAAACGGACTCGAACCCATGTAAAACAAACTCACGCCATCAAATTTTGTGTTAGGTTCGTGTTGTGTCAGAAATTCACCTCTCACAAGGTATTTGAAAATAAAATTCTGTATTTTACCGGTACCGTACCAAACTGGTACCAATACCGAAAATGCTA encodes the following:
- the LOC110868625 gene encoding vacuolar protein sorting-associated protein 32 homolog 2 isoform X1, which produces MLSRVFGKPKQEANAVTTLDKLNETLEMLEKKEKVLLKKASAEVEKAKEYTKAHNKRGSYSLLYTQTAIQCLKRKKLYEQQVEQLGNFQLRIHDQMIMLEGAKATTETVDALRTGAAAMKAMQKATNIDDVDKTMDEINEQTENMKQIQEALATPLGAAADFDEDELEAELEELEGAELEEQLLQPATTAPAAPVHVPAGKQPTRPAPRQNKAEEDELAALQAEMAL
- the LOC110868625 gene encoding vacuolar protein sorting-associated protein 32 homolog 2 isoform X2, coding for MLSRVFGKPKQEANAVTTLDKLNETLEMLEKKEKVLLKKASAEVEKAKEYTKAHNKRAAIQCLKRKKLYEQQVEQLGNFQLRIHDQMIMLEGAKATTETVDALRTGAAAMKAMQKATNIDDVDKTMDEINEQTENMKQIQEALATPLGAAADFDEDELEAELEELEGAELEEQLLQPATTAPAAPVHVPAGKQPTRPAPRQNKAEEDELAALQAEMAL